Proteins encoded in a region of the Mycobacterium branderi genome:
- a CDS encoding adenosylcobalamin-dependent ribonucleoside-diphosphate reductase, protein MRPAVRWPARVRRRDGRLVTFDLARIETAIARAARETGRPDPDLAAGVAAAVADSLAQRRRDTATVEAIQDLVEEKLSAAGFDDVARAYILYRQRRAELRSAKELLEVRDELKLSLAAATVLRERYLLRDENDRPVESTGEMMDRVATFVAAAEDRYQRGSSRRWAEEFSTRLRRLEFLPNSPTLMNAGTDLGLLAGCFVLPVEDSIRSIFTTLGHAAEIQRAGGGTGYTFTHLRPAGDRVAGTGGTASGPVSFLRLYDTAASVVSMGGRRRGACMAVLDCSHPDIYDFVTAKAQSPYELTHFNLSVGVSNAFLRAVERDGTHRLVNPRTGKTVARVRAAQLFAAICEAAHACGDPGLVFVDTINRANPLPGLGRIEATNPCGEVPLLPYESCNLGSINLARMTSHGRVDWDRLTEVVGLAVRFLDDVIDVSRYPFAELGEATRATRKIGLGVMGLAEMLASLGIPYDSEQGVRLAGRVTRRIQQAGHIVSTQLGDERGSFPAIADSRWAGSGPLRNSQITSIAPTGTISLIAGTTAGIEPMFAIAFTRAIMGRHLLEVNPCFDRLARDRGFYRDELITEIAQRGGVRGYPHLPAEVRAAFPTAAEIAPEWHLRMQAAIQRHVDAAVSKTINLPADATVEDIRRIYLAAWKAKAKGITVYRYGSRQGQVLSFAAPEPAIPQADSDFAGGCVGRICEF, encoded by the coding sequence ATGCGCCCTGCTGTCCGGTGGCCGGCGCGGGTCCGCCGGCGCGACGGGCGGCTGGTGACCTTCGACCTGGCCAGGATCGAAACCGCGATCGCGCGGGCGGCACGCGAAACCGGAAGGCCGGATCCGGACCTGGCCGCCGGCGTGGCTGCCGCGGTTGCCGATTCGCTGGCACAGCGACGGCGGGACACCGCGACCGTCGAGGCAATTCAGGATCTCGTCGAGGAGAAGCTCTCTGCGGCCGGCTTCGACGACGTGGCGCGCGCATACATCCTGTACCGGCAGCGCCGCGCCGAATTACGTTCGGCCAAAGAGCTGTTGGAGGTACGCGATGAGCTCAAGCTGAGTTTGGCAGCGGCGACCGTGCTGCGGGAACGCTACCTGCTCCGCGACGAAAACGACCGCCCGGTGGAGTCGACGGGCGAGATGATGGACCGGGTAGCGACCTTTGTCGCCGCCGCTGAGGACCGCTACCAGCGCGGCTCATCGCGGCGCTGGGCTGAAGAATTTTCCACGCGGCTGCGGAGACTGGAGTTCCTGCCGAATTCGCCGACGCTGATGAACGCCGGCACCGATCTTGGCTTGCTCGCGGGATGTTTTGTTCTGCCCGTCGAGGATTCGATTCGTTCGATTTTCACCACACTCGGGCACGCAGCCGAGATTCAACGTGCCGGTGGTGGCACCGGCTACACCTTCACCCATCTGCGGCCGGCGGGCGATCGCGTGGCCGGCACCGGCGGCACGGCCAGCGGCCCAGTATCGTTCCTCCGGCTATACGACACCGCCGCGAGCGTGGTCTCGATGGGCGGGCGTCGCCGCGGTGCGTGCATGGCCGTGCTGGACTGTTCGCACCCAGACATCTACGATTTCGTCACTGCCAAGGCCCAATCACCGTACGAGCTCACCCATTTCAACCTTTCCGTCGGTGTCAGCAACGCGTTTCTGCGGGCCGTCGAACGCGACGGCACCCACCGTTTGGTCAATCCCCGAACCGGCAAAACGGTCGCCCGGGTGCGCGCAGCGCAGCTGTTCGCCGCGATTTGCGAAGCGGCGCATGCTTGCGGCGACCCGGGACTGGTGTTTGTCGACACCATCAACCGCGCCAACCCGCTGCCCGGCCTGGGCAGAATCGAGGCGACTAATCCGTGCGGCGAGGTACCACTTCTGCCTTACGAGTCCTGCAACCTCGGGTCTATCAACCTGGCCCGCATGACCAGCCACGGACGCGTCGACTGGGATCGACTGACCGAGGTCGTGGGGCTGGCGGTTCGGTTCCTCGATGACGTCATCGACGTCAGCCGTTACCCCTTTGCCGAACTCGGCGAAGCCACCCGGGCGACGCGCAAGATCGGGCTGGGTGTCATGGGGTTAGCAGAAATGCTGGCCAGCCTGGGCATCCCGTACGACAGCGAACAGGGCGTACGGTTGGCCGGCCGAGTCACTCGCCGCATCCAGCAGGCGGGACACATCGTGTCGACGCAACTTGGCGACGAGCGTGGCTCGTTTCCGGCGATCGCTGACAGCCGGTGGGCTGGCTCTGGGCCACTGCGCAATTCTCAGATCACCTCGATCGCCCCGACCGGCACGATTTCACTGATCGCCGGCACCACCGCCGGGATCGAGCCGATGTTCGCGATCGCCTTCACCCGCGCGATCATGGGCAGGCACCTGCTGGAGGTCAACCCGTGCTTCGACCGGCTGGCTCGCGACCGCGGCTTCTACCGCGACGAACTGATCACCGAGATCGCACAACGTGGCGGCGTGCGTGGTTATCCGCACCTGCCGGCCGAGGTGCGGGCGGCCTTCCCCACCGCAGCCGAGATCGCACCCGAGTGGCATCTACGCATGCAGGCCGCCATCCAGCGCCATGTCGACGCAGCCGTATCCAAGACGATCAACCTGCCCGCCGACGCGACCGTCGAGGATATTCGCCGGATCTACCTGGCTGCTTGGAAGGCAAAAGCCAAGGGCATCACCGTTTACCGCTACGGCAGCCGCCAAGGCCAGGTACTCAGCTTCGCCGCGCCGGAACCCGCAATTCCGCAGGCCGACAGCGACTTCGCCGGCGGCTGTGTTGGCCGCATCTGTGAATTCTGA
- a CDS encoding DUF302 domain-containing protein has product MTLALSTRLHTSFQDAVERTSQALADQGFGVLTTIDVKATLKQKLGEDMEDYLILGACNPALAHRALAVDRQIGQLLPCNVVVRADPHGDAVLVEAMDPQIMVQVTGQPGALQDVADQAAAKLHAAISALGQAGETN; this is encoded by the coding sequence ATGACTTTGGCTTTGAGCACTAGACTTCACACTTCTTTCCAGGACGCCGTGGAGCGGACCAGTCAGGCCCTGGCTGATCAAGGTTTCGGCGTGCTGACCACAATCGACGTCAAGGCCACGCTGAAGCAAAAGCTTGGTGAGGACATGGAGGACTATCTGATCCTGGGCGCCTGCAACCCGGCGTTGGCGCACCGGGCCCTAGCGGTGGATCGCCAGATCGGCCAGCTATTGCCGTGCAACGTCGTGGTGCGAGCCGACCCCCACGGCGACGCAGTTCTCGTCGAGGCCATGGACCCGCAAATCATGGTCCAGGTGACCGGGCAACCAGGAGCGCTGCAGGATGTCGCCGACCAAGCCGCCGCCAAACTCCACGCCGCCATCAGCGCACTCGGCCAAGCCGGTGAGACAAACTAG
- a CDS encoding HSP20 family small heat-shock protein, translating into MTALPVQRQPRSRFREFSELFAAFPSFAGLRPVFDTRLMRLEDEMKEGRYEVRAELPGVDPTKDVDITVRDGQLTIKAERSEKKDFDGRSEFSYGSFVRTVTLPPGADEDDVKATYDKGILTISVAVSESKPAEKHVPIAAAS; encoded by the coding sequence ATGACCGCCCTTCCCGTTCAGCGTCAGCCGCGCTCGCGATTTCGGGAGTTCTCTGAGCTGTTCGCGGCGTTTCCGTCGTTCGCCGGGCTTCGTCCTGTTTTCGACACCCGGTTGATGCGGCTCGAAGACGAGATGAAGGAGGGCCGCTACGAGGTGCGCGCCGAGCTCCCCGGGGTTGACCCGACCAAGGACGTCGACATCACCGTGCGCGACGGACAGTTGACCATCAAGGCCGAGCGCAGCGAGAAGAAGGATTTCGACGGCCGTTCGGAGTTTTCCTACGGCTCGTTTGTCCGCACCGTGACACTGCCGCCCGGCGCCGACGAAGATGACGTCAAGGCAACCTATGACAAGGGCATCCTGACGATTTCGGTGGCGGTTTCGGAGTCCAAGCCCGCCGAAAAACACGTGCCGATCGCGGCAGCGAGCTGA
- a CDS encoding metal-sensitive transcriptional regulator, translating into MTAVLNRLRRAQGQLAGVISMIEQGRDCKDVVTQLAAVSRALDRAGFKIVASGLRECISGSGRRGASALTEAELEKLFLALA; encoded by the coding sequence ATGACCGCGGTGCTCAACCGGTTGCGGCGAGCGCAAGGACAACTCGCCGGGGTGATCTCAATGATTGAGCAAGGCCGGGACTGCAAGGATGTCGTGACGCAGTTGGCGGCGGTATCTCGCGCGCTGGACCGGGCCGGATTCAAGATCGTCGCAAGCGGCCTTCGGGAGTGCATCAGTGGTAGCGGCCGGAGGGGCGCGTCAGCGCTAACCGAGGCCGAACTGGAAAAACTGTTCCTCGCTCTGGCCTAA
- a CDS encoding acyltransferase family protein produces the protein MGHANTTRPVRDLAVDFYRVSGVALIVLGHWLLSCVTYHDGDFGRQNPLIDLPWTQWLVWLFQAVPVFFLAAGYASAVSWTHRCADGMRQHAYIRHRLARVLGPTAVYVGLVSTVVVILGIRGVARSALDYAGWALAMHLWFLAVYLLVVSLTPIAIAAQRRWGLLVPAALAVGVVVVDIGSVGAHVPYLGMVNYLLCWGTLYQLGIAWREGLLVGRRSLLLAAGSAVALALLIWLGPYPISMIGVPGQAVQNSSPPTVAMLAFGCAQAGVAMAVAPLLNRVLRPSPAQWILRTANNNVMALYLWHMVPVIIVVLVGYPTGLLPQPIEGTAAWWLARLEWVLVLCVATGVEMAVLSWRRGFFAAPLPVFGAPVAHRWVEPIMLAGVAMAAYGLGLFSATGFAPGGHFPWVTGLAFGVGLVLVALRTAEIDRPG, from the coding sequence ATGGGCCACGCAAACACCACGCGCCCGGTTCGCGATCTGGCGGTGGACTTTTACCGGGTATCGGGCGTGGCCCTCATTGTGCTGGGACATTGGCTGTTGTCCTGCGTGACATACCACGATGGGGACTTCGGTCGGCAGAACCCGCTCATCGATTTGCCGTGGACACAGTGGCTGGTGTGGCTATTCCAGGCGGTGCCGGTGTTCTTCCTGGCCGCCGGCTACGCCAGCGCGGTGTCTTGGACGCATCGGTGTGCCGACGGTATGCGACAGCACGCCTATATTCGGCATCGACTGGCCCGAGTACTCGGCCCGACGGCCGTGTACGTCGGGCTGGTGTCGACAGTTGTGGTGATTCTTGGCATCCGGGGTGTGGCCCGTTCCGCGCTGGATTACGCCGGTTGGGCGCTAGCGATGCACCTGTGGTTCCTCGCCGTCTACCTGCTTGTGGTGTCGTTGACACCCATCGCGATTGCCGCACAACGCCGTTGGGGACTGTTGGTGCCGGCTGCGTTGGCGGTTGGGGTCGTGGTGGTGGACATCGGCTCGGTCGGCGCCCACGTGCCCTATCTCGGCATGGTGAACTACCTGCTGTGCTGGGGGACGCTCTACCAGCTCGGGATCGCTTGGCGTGAAGGGCTGCTGGTGGGCCGTAGATCCCTGCTGCTCGCAGCCGGGTCGGCAGTCGCACTGGCACTGCTGATCTGGCTGGGACCTTACCCGATCAGCATGATCGGCGTGCCCGGCCAAGCGGTGCAGAACTCGTCGCCGCCCACGGTGGCGATGCTGGCGTTCGGGTGTGCACAGGCCGGCGTAGCCATGGCGGTGGCACCTCTGCTCAACCGTGTGCTGCGCCCCAGTCCAGCCCAATGGATCCTGCGCACCGCTAACAACAATGTGATGGCGCTTTACCTGTGGCACATGGTGCCGGTCATCATCGTGGTGCTGGTCGGCTACCCGACCGGGTTACTGCCGCAACCGATCGAGGGAACCGCGGCGTGGTGGCTGGCCCGGCTGGAGTGGGTGCTCGTCCTCTGTGTCGCGACAGGGGTTGAGATGGCAGTGTTGAGTTGGCGGCGAGGCTTTTTCGCAGCACCACTACCCGTGTTCGGTGCGCCGGTCGCACATCGCTGGGTCGAACCGATCATGCTGGCCGGGGTCGCGATGGCGGCGTATGGCCTGGGGCTGTTCTCCGCTACGGGTTTTGCTCCAGGGGGCCATTTTCCGTGGGTCACCGGCCTTGCCTTCGGTGTTGGGCTGGTCCTGGTGGCGCTGCGAACCGCAGAGATCGATCGTCCCGGATGA
- a CDS encoding erythromycin esterase family protein, producing the protein MTRGIRTRKSVRDRMFRDRREAGRVLAGLLEAYRDRPDVVVLGLARGGVPVAWEVAAALHAPLDTFIVRKLGVPGHEEFAAGALASGGRVVINDDVVRGLQITPQQLRDVAEREGRELIRREAAYRDGRKPIDVAGKTVILVDDGLATGASMFAAVQALREAEPAHIVIAVPAAPESTCREFAGLVDDMVCASMPTPFLAVGASFWDFRQVSDDEVRTLLATSTTGVATTSVAETAAEIIGRVAVDAPGGVPPGEVLSDLIGDARIVLIGESTHGTQEFYQARAEITKWLIDEKGFCAVAAEADWPDAYRVNRYVRGQGTDTTAEEALRGFERFPSWMWRNVVVRDFVEWLRGNNRRREAQYRRQTGFYGLDLYSLHRSMHEVVSYLDRIDPMAAARARARYACFDHSSADDGQAYGFAAAFGAGPSCERHAIEQLVDIQRNALDYARRDGLLAEDELFYAEQNAQVVRNAERYYRAMFGGRVTSWNLRDQHMAQTLQALLAHLDRHYEVPPARIVVWAHNSHVGDARATEVSADGQLTLGQLVRERYRDDCRLIGFTTYTGTVTAASEWGGAAERKTVRPALPGSVEEMFHETGKSAFMVSSDSDATAALDMVRLGRAIGVIYLPATERQSHYYHVRPADQFDAMLHIEKTEALEPLEMTSQWITGETPETYPTGL; encoded by the coding sequence ATGACCAGAGGGATCCGCACCCGAAAATCCGTAAGGGACCGGATGTTTCGCGACCGCCGTGAGGCCGGCCGCGTGTTGGCCGGTCTGCTAGAGGCTTACCGCGACCGACCCGACGTCGTTGTCTTGGGCCTGGCCAGGGGAGGAGTGCCGGTCGCGTGGGAGGTCGCTGCCGCGTTGCACGCGCCCCTGGACACATTCATCGTGCGCAAGCTGGGTGTGCCAGGCCACGAAGAATTCGCGGCCGGCGCACTCGCCAGTGGTGGTCGCGTCGTAATCAACGACGACGTGGTGCGAGGCCTGCAAATTACTCCCCAGCAGTTGCGGGATGTCGCCGAGCGAGAAGGACGCGAGCTGATCCGGCGGGAAGCGGCCTACCGCGACGGCCGCAAACCGATCGACGTGGCCGGCAAAACCGTCATCCTCGTCGACGACGGACTGGCCACGGGCGCCAGTATGTTCGCCGCGGTGCAAGCCCTGCGTGAGGCCGAACCGGCACACATCGTCATCGCTGTACCGGCTGCGCCCGAGTCCACCTGCCGCGAATTCGCGGGCCTCGTCGACGACATGGTGTGCGCGTCGATGCCGACCCCGTTCCTGGCGGTCGGAGCATCGTTCTGGGATTTCCGACAGGTCAGCGACGACGAGGTCCGTACGCTACTGGCCACCTCGACGACCGGGGTGGCGACGACGTCGGTTGCGGAGACGGCAGCTGAGATCATCGGGCGAGTCGCCGTCGACGCGCCCGGTGGTGTACCACCGGGGGAGGTGTTGTCCGATTTGATCGGCGACGCGCGGATCGTGCTGATCGGCGAAAGCACGCACGGCACCCAGGAGTTCTATCAGGCCCGGGCCGAGATCACGAAGTGGCTGATCGACGAGAAGGGGTTCTGCGCGGTGGCCGCGGAAGCGGACTGGCCGGACGCCTATCGGGTCAATCGGTACGTGCGTGGTCAGGGCACGGACACCACCGCCGAAGAGGCATTGCGGGGATTCGAGCGCTTCCCCTCGTGGATGTGGCGCAACGTCGTGGTCCGCGACTTCGTCGAGTGGCTAAGGGGCAACAACCGGCGACGCGAAGCACAGTATCGTCGCCAAACGGGTTTCTACGGTCTGGATCTCTACAGCTTGCATCGGTCGATGCACGAGGTGGTCTCCTACCTGGACCGGATCGACCCGATGGCCGCGGCTCGCGCGCGGGCCAGATACGCCTGCTTCGACCATTCATCGGCCGACGACGGTCAGGCGTACGGATTTGCGGCCGCCTTCGGTGCCGGCCCGTCGTGTGAGCGGCATGCCATTGAGCAGCTCGTCGACATCCAGCGCAACGCGCTCGACTATGCACGCCGCGACGGACTGCTTGCCGAGGACGAGCTGTTCTATGCGGAGCAGAACGCACAGGTAGTACGCAACGCCGAGCGTTACTACCGCGCAATGTTCGGCGGTCGCGTCACGTCGTGGAACTTGCGCGATCAGCACATGGCCCAAACGCTGCAGGCGCTACTCGCGCACCTGGACCGCCACTACGAGGTACCGCCGGCGCGAATCGTGGTGTGGGCGCACAATTCCCATGTCGGCGATGCCCGCGCGACCGAGGTATCCGCGGACGGCCAGCTGACGCTCGGTCAGCTGGTCCGCGAACGCTACCGCGACGACTGCCGGCTGATAGGGTTCACCACCTACACCGGCACCGTGACCGCAGCCAGCGAATGGGGCGGGGCGGCCGAACGAAAGACGGTCCGCCCAGCGCTACCCGGCAGCGTGGAAGAGATGTTCCACGAGACCGGCAAGAGCGCGTTCATGGTGTCTTCCGACAGTGACGCTACGGCAGCGTTGGATATGGTCAGGCTGGGTCGTGCGATCGGTGTGATCTATCTGCCGGCGACGGAAAGACAAAGCCACTATTACCATGTTCGGCCCGCGGATCAGTTCGACGCGATGCTCCACATCGAGAAGACCGAGGCGCTCGAGCCGCTGGAAATGACCAGCCAATGGATCACCGGCGAGACACCCGAGACCTACCCAACAGGCCTGTAG
- a CDS encoding carboxymuconolactone decarboxylase family protein, whose amino-acid sequence MNDNNHYHDVLNDLNPQHRALRQMIPEVYRGFAEMQTAALASGALDKKAKELIALAIGIVAGCDGCIASHARGAARAGATRQEAAEAIGVSIQMHGGPATIYGARAYDAFCEFADAEVGTTAG is encoded by the coding sequence ATGAACGACAACAACCACTACCACGACGTACTCAACGACCTGAATCCCCAGCACCGCGCTCTGCGGCAAATGATCCCGGAGGTCTACCGCGGATTCGCAGAGATGCAGACGGCTGCACTGGCTTCTGGCGCATTGGACAAGAAGGCCAAGGAGCTCATCGCGCTGGCCATCGGCATTGTGGCCGGATGCGACGGCTGCATTGCCTCACACGCCCGGGGGGCGGCCCGCGCTGGAGCGACAAGACAGGAAGCCGCCGAGGCCATCGGCGTCAGCATTCAAATGCATGGCGGGCCGGCCACTATCTACGGCGCTCGCGCGTACGACGCGTTCTGCGAATTCGCCGACGCCGAGGTCGGCACCACGGCGGGCTGA
- a CDS encoding GH92 family glycosyl hydrolase has translation MRSRRAIAALTGVVILGVMLISAPPTAYEYEPVFVANPVEYVDTLIGTGTGGETVGEINDFPGPSVPFGMVQYSPDTVDTYAGYDYGVERSTGFSMTHASVGCAAFGDISMLPTTTAIGTQPWEAAEQIAHGDAEVGVPGYYTVRFPKTGVTAELTATTRTGVGRFSYPHNGRPALLYVRSGGSLAGNSAASIQVVQDNTTITGSATSGGFCGKSNVYTVYFAMKFSRPFTSYGTWDGYSVYPDARSAYSSYRGSSGGYVEFPAGSVFEVRTALSYVSVDGARANLAAEGGANFDDVRAAASSEWNAALSHIRVAGADDSDLTTFYTALYHSLLHPNTFNDVDGRYIGFDGVIHTVARGHTQYANYSDWDTYRGVAALHGLLFAERASDMAQSLVNDAEQSGAFPRWALANTATAEMTGDSVVPLIVNLYAFGARDFDVNTALRYMVDAATTGGVGRGGYVERPGIATYLQRGYLPTTGTSCLRGSIPGTSITLEWSVDDFAISRFADALGNSAAATEFQNRAQYWQNLFNPTTHYISPRNALGFFPEGPGVVKPAPGCFSQLGYDEGNAEQYIWWVPHNIAGLVTALGGRKAVADRLDRFTKRLNAGPDQPYLWIGNEPDFGVPWLYNYIGQPWKTQRTVDRVRSKLFGPTPDGAPGNDDLGALSSWYVWAALGLYPATPGTSILTVNTPLFDRAEIELPASKSIRISAPGASGAHRLKYIDALSIDGRPTGQTSLPESIVRTGGELGFALSAKPNTVWGTAESAAPPSFGAGSVAVTVNVRPAVVAIAPGATGTVTVDAQRMIEGPDDYTVTGTSYTAGITASPVSGAFAPDGSASRSLTIAVAQSAPHGYHPVDLTTVVGGTGRTFMLSVAVGQAGVDEWLTGLSVSP, from the coding sequence ATGCGGTCGCGGAGGGCCATTGCCGCGCTGACAGGCGTGGTGATTCTCGGCGTCATGCTGATCAGCGCCCCGCCCACGGCTTACGAATACGAGCCCGTGTTCGTCGCGAACCCGGTCGAGTACGTCGACACCCTGATCGGTACCGGGACGGGAGGCGAGACGGTCGGGGAGATCAACGACTTTCCTGGCCCCTCGGTGCCGTTCGGTATGGTGCAGTACTCGCCGGACACGGTCGACACCTACGCCGGTTACGACTACGGCGTCGAACGCTCCACCGGATTCAGCATGACCCACGCCTCAGTGGGTTGCGCAGCGTTCGGGGATATTTCGATGCTGCCGACCACTACCGCGATCGGCACGCAGCCGTGGGAAGCCGCCGAACAGATCGCTCACGGCGACGCCGAGGTAGGTGTGCCCGGGTATTACACGGTGCGGTTCCCCAAAACCGGTGTGACTGCGGAACTCACCGCCACCACCCGTACCGGCGTCGGACGATTCAGCTACCCGCACAACGGTCGGCCCGCCCTGCTCTACGTGCGCTCCGGTGGGTCACTCGCGGGCAACTCGGCAGCGAGCATCCAGGTCGTCCAGGACAACACCACGATCACCGGATCGGCAACCAGTGGGGGATTCTGCGGCAAAAGCAACGTCTACACAGTGTATTTCGCGATGAAATTCAGCCGGCCGTTCACGTCGTATGGCACCTGGGACGGCTACTCGGTGTATCCCGATGCCCGCAGCGCGTATTCGAGTTATCGAGGGTCCAGCGGGGGGTACGTGGAGTTCCCGGCCGGCTCGGTGTTCGAGGTCCGGACCGCGTTGTCCTACGTCAGTGTGGACGGGGCGCGTGCGAACCTTGCCGCCGAGGGCGGCGCGAATTTCGACGATGTGCGCGCCGCCGCATCGAGCGAATGGAACGCGGCGCTATCGCACATCCGGGTGGCCGGCGCCGATGACAGCGACCTGACGACCTTCTATACGGCTCTTTATCATTCGTTGTTGCATCCCAACACCTTCAACGATGTCGACGGTCGCTACATCGGATTCGACGGTGTCATCCATACCGTGGCCAGGGGGCATACCCAGTACGCCAACTACTCCGACTGGGACACGTACCGGGGTGTCGCCGCCCTGCACGGACTGCTGTTTGCGGAGCGAGCCAGCGACATGGCGCAATCGCTGGTGAACGATGCCGAACAGAGCGGGGCGTTTCCACGTTGGGCGCTGGCGAATACCGCGACCGCGGAGATGACCGGAGACAGCGTGGTACCGCTGATCGTCAACCTGTATGCGTTCGGCGCCAGGGACTTTGACGTCAACACGGCACTGCGCTACATGGTCGACGCGGCAACCACGGGCGGCGTCGGGCGGGGCGGTTATGTGGAGCGGCCGGGAATCGCCACCTACCTGCAGCGCGGCTACCTGCCGACGACAGGGACGTCTTGCTTGAGGGGTTCGATTCCCGGCACCTCGATCACCCTCGAGTGGTCGGTCGACGACTTCGCGATCTCCCGGTTCGCCGATGCGCTGGGCAATTCCGCTGCCGCCACGGAATTCCAGAACCGCGCACAGTATTGGCAGAATCTGTTCAACCCCACCACCCACTACATCTCTCCGCGCAATGCCCTCGGTTTCTTTCCCGAGGGTCCCGGGGTGGTTAAGCCCGCTCCGGGCTGTTTCAGCCAGCTCGGATACGACGAGGGCAATGCCGAGCAATACATCTGGTGGGTGCCGCACAACATCGCCGGCCTGGTGACCGCGCTGGGCGGCCGAAAGGCGGTCGCCGATCGGCTGGACCGCTTCACCAAACGGCTCAACGCGGGTCCCGACCAGCCGTATCTGTGGATCGGTAACGAGCCCGACTTCGGGGTGCCGTGGCTATACAACTACATCGGTCAACCCTGGAAGACCCAGCGCACGGTCGACCGGGTGCGTAGCAAACTATTTGGCCCCACACCCGACGGGGCGCCGGGCAACGATGACCTCGGCGCGTTGTCCAGCTGGTACGTCTGGGCCGCACTCGGGCTGTACCCGGCCACCCCGGGGACATCGATCCTCACCGTGAACACGCCGCTGTTCGATCGCGCCGAAATCGAGCTTCCCGCAAGCAAATCCATCCGGATCTCCGCGCCGGGGGCTTCCGGGGCGCATCGCCTGAAGTACATCGACGCTCTCAGCATCGACGGCCGGCCCACCGGTCAGACGTCACTTCCCGAGTCGATCGTCCGCACCGGTGGCGAGCTTGGCTTCGCACTCTCTGCCAAACCCAACACGGTCTGGGGCACCGCCGAATCCGCCGCGCCACCGTCGTTCGGTGCGGGCAGCGTGGCCGTGACCGTCAACGTCAGGCCGGCCGTCGTCGCGATTGCGCCGGGAGCCACCGGAACCGTGACCGTAGACGCGCAACGGATGATCGAGGGGCCAGACGACTACACCGTCACCGGCACGTCCTATACCGCGGGGATCACGGCATCACCGGTATCCGGTGCCTTCGCCCCCGACGGATCCGCCAGCCGGAGCCTCACGATTGCGGTGGCCCAGTCCGCGCCCCACGGCTACCACCCGGTCGATCTCACCACCGTCGTCGGCGGAACCGGTAGGACCTTTATGCTCTCGGTCGCGGTTGGCCAGGCCGGCGTGGACGAATGGCTGACCGGCCTCAGCGTGTCTCCCTGA
- a CDS encoding 1-phosphofructokinase family hexose kinase: MIKRIALNGHRATIVTLTMNPALDITTSADRVLPTDKIRCRGTRYDPGGGGINVARVARVLGASVSAVFPAGGPAGDMLANLLVGEQVPFHRVRIASSTRESLTVNEESSGQQYRFVLPGPQLTFSERAQCLDELRMAASSARFVVASGSLPPGVPAEFYQSVADVCRELGARLVLDTSGTGLQHITSGVYLLKPSVRELRECIGRDLGTEAEQVDAVQELIARGVAEVVVVSLGAQGALLVTKQGAQRFPAIHMRSGSGVGAGDAMTAAVTVGLCRGWPLAKSVQCGIAAGAAMLMTPGTAVCRRDDVERLFELAAEPVDLSSVSR, translated from the coding sequence ATGATCAAACGCATTGCGCTCAACGGACATCGAGCCACGATCGTAACGTTGACGATGAATCCTGCCCTCGACATCACGACCAGCGCCGATCGGGTGCTGCCTACTGACAAGATCCGCTGCCGCGGTACTCGCTACGACCCTGGCGGCGGCGGGATCAATGTGGCGCGCGTCGCGCGTGTACTCGGTGCATCCGTGTCGGCGGTCTTTCCCGCCGGCGGACCAGCCGGCGATATGCTAGCGAATCTACTTGTCGGGGAACAGGTTCCGTTCCACAGGGTCAGAATCGCTAGCTCCACCCGGGAAAGCCTCACCGTCAATGAAGAAAGCAGTGGGCAACAATATCGGTTCGTGCTTCCTGGACCGCAGTTGACTTTCAGCGAACGCGCGCAATGCCTCGACGAACTTCGCATGGCGGCCAGTTCTGCGAGGTTCGTGGTGGCAAGCGGCAGCTTGCCACCAGGCGTGCCCGCGGAGTTCTATCAATCGGTAGCAGATGTCTGCCGGGAACTCGGTGCGCGACTGGTTCTCGACACGTCCGGCACCGGCTTGCAGCACATCACATCCGGGGTATACCTGCTCAAACCTAGCGTGCGAGAACTACGTGAGTGCATCGGGCGTGACCTCGGCACCGAGGCAGAGCAAGTCGACGCTGTGCAAGAGCTGATTGCGCGGGGCGTCGCCGAGGTCGTCGTGGTGTCGCTGGGCGCCCAGGGTGCCTTGTTGGTCACGAAACAAGGGGCCCAACGGTTTCCGGCGATTCACATGCGTTCCGGTAGCGGGGTGGGTGCGGGAGATGCGATGACCGCTGCGGTTACGGTCGGATTGTGCCGCGGATGGCCGCTCGCCAAGTCGGTCCAGTGCGGGATCGCCGCCGGTGCCGCGATGCTGATGACACCGGGGACGGCCGTCTGCCGCCGTGACGACGTCGAGCGTCTTTTCGAACTCGCCGCCGAGCCGGTGGATCTCAGCTCAGTGAGCCGCTAG